The following proteins are encoded in a genomic region of Rattus rattus isolate New Zealand chromosome 2, Rrattus_CSIRO_v1, whole genome shotgun sequence:
- the C2H19orf12 gene encoding protein C19orf12 homolog isoform X1 translates to MSAEMPIVVDDIMKLLCSICQEKKMKAAVKHSGRGAVVVGAMAFVGGLVGGPPGLAVGGTVGGLLGAWMTSGQFKPVPQILMELPPAEQQKLVNEATAIIRNLDWTDAVQLTALVMSNQAMQQKLLAMLTTYVTKELQAEIRYDD, encoded by the exons AT GTCTGCCGAGATGCCCATCGTGGTAGATGACATCATGAAGCTTCTATGCTCCATTTgccaggagaagaaaatgaaggcgGCCGTCAAGCACTCTGGAAGGGGTGCCGTGGTCGTGGGGGCAATGGCCTTCGTCGGCGGTTTGGTTGGTGGCCCACCAGGATTAGCTGTCG GGGGGACCGTTGGGGGCCTGTTAGGTGCCTGGATGACAAGTGGACAGTTTAAGCCCGTTCCTCAGATCTTAATGGAGCTGCCCCCCGCTGAACAGCAGAAACTTGTTAACGAAGCCACTGCCATCATCAGGAACTTGGACTGGACAGACGCTGTGCAGCTGACTGCTCTGGTCATGAGCAACCAGGCCATGCAGCAGAAGCTCTTGGCCATGCTAACCACCTATGTCACCAAGGAGCTGCAGGCTGAGATCCGCTACGATGACTAA
- the Plekhf1 gene encoding pleckstrin homology domain-containing family F member 1 — MVDHLANTEINSQRIAAVESCFGASGQPLALPGRVLLGEGVLTKECRKKAKPRIFFLFNDILVYGSIVLSKRKYRSQHIIPLEEVTLEPLPETLQAKNRWMIKTAKKSFVVSAASTTERQEWISHIEECVRRQLLATGRQPTTEHAAPWIPDKATDICMRCTQTRFSALTRRHHCRKCGFVVCAECSRERFLLPRLSPKPLRVCSLCYRELAAQKRREEAKERFRGSPGQLTHLGGTMCGASSGDDDDSDEDREGSGDGDWPTQVEFYASGVSWSAFHS; from the coding sequence ATGGTGGACCACTTGGCAAACACAGAGATCAACAGCCAACGGATTGCAGCGGTGGAGAGCTGTTTTGGGGCATCGGGGCAACCGCTGGCCCTGCCGGGCCGTGTGCTCCTAGGCGAGGGAGTGCTGACCAAGGAGTGCCGCAAAAAGGCCAAGCCGCgcatcttcttccttttcaacgACATTCTGGTGTATGGCAGCATTGTGCTGAGCAAGCGCAAGTACCGCAGCCAGCATATCATCCCCCTGGAAGAGGTAACTCTGGAGCCACTGCCGGAGACCCTACAGGCCAAGAACCGCTGGATGATCAAGACAGCCAAGAAGTCCTTCGTGGTGTCGGCAGCCTCCACCACGGAGCGCCAGGAATGGATAAGCCACATCGAAGAGTGCGTGCGGAGGCAGCTGCTGGCAACAGGCCGCCAGCCCACCACCGAGCACGCAGCGCCCTGGATCCCCGACAAGGCCACAGACATCTGCATGCGCTGCACGCAGACACGCTTCTCGGCGCTCACCCGGCGTCACCACTGCCGCAAATGCGGGTTTGTGGTCTGTGCTGAGTGTTCCAGGGAGCGTTTCCTGTTGCCACGTCTCTCCCCCAAACCCCTTCGTGTCTGCAGCCTCTGCTACCGAGAGCTGGCTGCCCAGAAGCGGAGGGAGGAGGCCAAGGAGAGGTTCAGGGGCTCTCCCGGGCAGCTGACCCACCTAGGTGGCACCATGTGTGGTGCGTCTAGTGGCGATGACGATGACTCCGatgaggacagagagggcagtGGAGATGGTGACTGGCCCACCCAGGTGGAGTTCTATGCTTCTGGTGTCTCCTGGTCAGCCTTCCATAGTTGA
- the LOC116894435 gene encoding LOW QUALITY PROTEIN: uncharacterized protein C11orf98 homolog (The sequence of the model RefSeq protein was modified relative to this genomic sequence to represent the inferred CDS: substituted 1 base at 1 genomic stop codon), whose amino-acid sequence MAPPGGKINRPRTELKKKLFKRRRVLSRDRXRKRQVVGAVIDEGLTTKHHLKKRASSARANITLSGKKRRKLLQQIRLAQKEKAAMEVEVLYTSTGTSQPKPKRQKKIRAPQDVDMEDLEDKS is encoded by the coding sequence ATGGCACCTCCGGGAGGAAAGATCAATCGTCCTCGGACGGAGCTGAAAAAGAAGTTGTTCAAGCGCCGCAGGGTACTAAGCAGGGATCGGTGACGGAAGCGCCAGGTGGTCGGGGCTGTGATAGACGAAGGGCTGACTACGAAACACCACCTCAAGAAACGTGCATCCAGTGCACGTGCCAACATCACGCTCTCTGGGAAGAAGCGCAGGAAACTCTTGCAGCAGATCCGACTTgcccagaaagaaaaagcagctATGGAAGTGGAAGTTCTCTACACGTCAACCGGGACTAGTCAGCCAAAGCCCAAACGACAAAAGAAGATACGAGCTCCCCAGGACGTAGATATGGAAGATCTTGAGGATAAAAGCTAA
- the C2H19orf12 gene encoding protein C19orf12 homolog isoform X2 has product MPIVVDDIMKLLCSICQEKKMKAAVKHSGRGAVVVGAMAFVGGLVGGPPGLAVGGTVGGLLGAWMTSGQFKPVPQILMELPPAEQQKLVNEATAIIRNLDWTDAVQLTALVMSNQAMQQKLLAMLTTYVTKELQAEIRYDD; this is encoded by the exons ATGCCCATCGTGGTAGATGACATCATGAAGCTTCTATGCTCCATTTgccaggagaagaaaatgaaggcgGCCGTCAAGCACTCTGGAAGGGGTGCCGTGGTCGTGGGGGCAATGGCCTTCGTCGGCGGTTTGGTTGGTGGCCCACCAGGATTAGCTGTCG GGGGGACCGTTGGGGGCCTGTTAGGTGCCTGGATGACAAGTGGACAGTTTAAGCCCGTTCCTCAGATCTTAATGGAGCTGCCCCCCGCTGAACAGCAGAAACTTGTTAACGAAGCCACTGCCATCATCAGGAACTTGGACTGGACAGACGCTGTGCAGCTGACTGCTCTGGTCATGAGCAACCAGGCCATGCAGCAGAAGCTCTTGGCCATGCTAACCACCTATGTCACCAAGGAGCTGCAGGCTGAGATCCGCTACGATGACTAA